The following proteins come from a genomic window of Azospirillum humicireducens:
- a CDS encoding SPOR domain-containing protein, whose product MKYDGDVNYAANPYGMPPHQSANRRGLLALGFAVVGVVAFAGAAVVGLRGPARLSGDGPPLLTADPGPVKARPDQPGGLEVPHQDILAYERLRDHEGGRGQMVERLLPPPEVPLPRPVVTPQMPAVVPLPSVPSVGQLPPGATATVPRDSVAAAVAAAAPLAPPEPAPGLPALPAAPPTAQMPSAQLAPGAAGKPQQPAAVPAKPAAVPQQQVAAVKPPSAPPPQAQQQQNAAPSVGQLIAKLEAGSPPAAAPAKAAAQPAKTAPAVTGGSGGWRIQLASVRSEGEAAAEWRRIAGRHPDALGGLSMQVAKVELGDKGVFYRVQGAGADEARAKSVCAQLRAQNVGCVVVRP is encoded by the coding sequence ATGAAGTACGACGGCGACGTCAACTACGCGGCCAACCCCTATGGGATGCCGCCTCATCAGTCCGCGAACAGGCGCGGGCTGCTGGCGCTGGGCTTTGCCGTGGTCGGCGTCGTTGCGTTCGCCGGTGCGGCGGTCGTCGGTCTGCGCGGTCCTGCGCGGCTGTCGGGCGACGGCCCGCCGCTGTTGACCGCCGACCCCGGTCCGGTCAAAGCGCGCCCCGACCAGCCCGGCGGGCTGGAGGTGCCGCACCAGGACATCCTGGCTTACGAGCGGTTGCGCGACCATGAAGGCGGGCGCGGCCAGATGGTTGAACGGTTGCTGCCGCCGCCGGAGGTGCCGCTGCCGCGCCCGGTGGTAACGCCGCAGATGCCGGCCGTGGTGCCTCTGCCGTCGGTGCCGTCCGTGGGACAGCTTCCGCCGGGGGCCACCGCCACCGTGCCGCGGGACAGCGTCGCCGCCGCGGTTGCCGCCGCCGCGCCGTTGGCACCGCCCGAGCCGGCGCCTGGGCTTCCCGCCCTGCCGGCCGCGCCTCCGACGGCCCAGATGCCCTCTGCCCAGCTGGCACCGGGTGCGGCCGGCAAGCCGCAGCAACCCGCGGCCGTTCCGGCAAAGCCCGCCGCGGTTCCGCAGCAGCAGGTCGCCGCGGTGAAGCCGCCGTCCGCTCCTCCGCCCCAGGCACAACAGCAACAGAATGCAGCCCCCTCGGTCGGCCAGCTGATCGCCAAGCTGGAGGCGGGGTCCCCGCCTGCCGCCGCCCCGGCCAAGGCGGCGGCGCAGCCGGCGAAAACCGCCCCCGCCGTCACCGGCGGCAGCGGCGGCTGGCGCATCCAGCTCGCCTCCGTCCGCAGCGAAGGCGAGGCCGCGGCCGAATGGCGCCGCATTGCCGGACGCCACCCGGATGCCCTGGGTGGCCTGTCGATGCAGGTTGCCAAGGTCGAACTGGGTGACAAGGGCGTGTTCTACCGGGTTCAGGGCGCCGGCGCCGACGAGGCGCGGGCGAAATCGGTCTGCGCCCAGCTGCGCGCACAGAATGTGGGGTGTGTGGTTGTCCGTCCCTAA
- the erpA gene encoding iron-sulfur cluster insertion protein ErpA, whose amino-acid sequence MPDTALPTEARVLGVSESAARRVAFLIEQEGNPNLMLRLTVSGGGCSGFQYGFSFDETATDEDHVFEKDGTKVVTDDSSLDLLAGATLDYVEDLMGAAFQIKNPNATASCGCGNSFAV is encoded by the coding sequence ATGCCCGATACCGCACTCCCCACCGAAGCCCGCGTCCTCGGCGTCAGCGAAAGCGCCGCCAGGCGCGTCGCCTTCCTGATCGAGCAGGAGGGCAATCCCAACCTGATGCTGCGCCTGACCGTGTCCGGCGGCGGCTGCTCCGGCTTCCAGTACGGGTTCAGCTTCGACGAGACCGCAACCGACGAGGACCATGTCTTCGAAAAGGACGGCACGAAGGTGGTCACTGACGACTCCTCGCTCGACCTGCTCGCCGGCGCGACGCTGGATTACGTCGAGGACCTGATGGGTGCCGCCTTCCAGATCAAGAACCCGAACGCCACCGCGTCCTGCGGCTGCGGCAACTCCTTCGCGGTCTAA
- a CDS encoding exodeoxyribonuclease III, giving the protein MKIATWNVNSAKARLPLITDWLRATSPDVVLFQEIKCETAAFPAAAFEELGYHVNAVGQKAYNGVALLSKTPAEDVLTRLPGEPEDEQARYVEATVSGVRIASLYLPNGNPVPGEKFAYKLRWMDRLYDHARTLLAQEIPVVLGGDYNIIPEARDVFSPQAFAGDALFRPESRARFRALLNLGLTEAYRALHDDDRAYTFWDYQAGCWPRDNGLRIDHFLLSPQAADRLAGCSIDRGPRGLEKASDHTPVVLELRDA; this is encoded by the coding sequence GTGAAGATCGCCACCTGGAACGTCAACTCGGCGAAGGCCCGCCTTCCGCTGATCACCGACTGGCTGCGCGCGACGTCCCCGGATGTCGTGCTCTTCCAGGAAATCAAATGCGAGACCGCCGCCTTCCCCGCCGCGGCGTTCGAGGAGCTCGGCTACCACGTCAATGCCGTCGGGCAGAAGGCCTACAACGGCGTCGCCTTGCTGTCCAAGACCCCGGCGGAGGATGTGCTGACCCGCCTGCCCGGCGAGCCGGAGGACGAGCAGGCCCGCTATGTCGAGGCCACCGTGTCCGGCGTGCGCATCGCCTCGCTCTACCTGCCCAACGGCAACCCGGTGCCGGGGGAGAAGTTCGCCTACAAGCTGCGCTGGATGGATCGGCTGTACGACCATGCCCGGACCCTGCTGGCCCAGGAAATCCCGGTGGTTCTGGGCGGCGATTACAACATCATCCCCGAGGCGCGCGACGTGTTCTCGCCGCAGGCCTTCGCCGGCGACGCCCTGTTCCGCCCGGAATCGCGGGCCAGGTTCCGCGCCCTGCTGAATCTCGGCCTGACCGAGGCCTACCGCGCCCTGCATGACGACGACCGCGCCTATACCTTCTGGGATTATCAGGCCGGTTGCTGGCCGCGCGACAACGGCCTGCGCATCGACCATTTCCTGCTGTCGCCGCAGGCCGCCGACCGTCTGGCCGGCTGCAGCATCGACCGCGGCCCGCGCGGTCTGGAAAAGGCGTCCGACCACACCCCGGTGGTGCTGGAGCTGCGCGACGCCTGA
- a CDS encoding YajG family lipoprotein produces the protein MIKFVTCALLAAMVSGCALTEDAIPVKYSAPANISVVQGAKDVTINVTAADGRVSNRDRVSTKKNGYGMEMAKITAANDVVAEVSQAVQTELASLGFNVGPGGIAITVQTTNFYNDFKPGFWTAEAVAEVAFDLTAKRQDGTLVYSRSYRAVGVNKDVMLMMGEQAAPALSAALRDAVQLVVQDANLHQALVQAGSKPKVATLPTS, from the coding sequence ATGATTAAATTTGTTACCTGCGCACTTCTTGCAGCAATGGTGTCCGGTTGTGCATTGACCGAGGATGCCATTCCGGTCAAATACTCTGCCCCGGCCAATATTTCTGTGGTGCAGGGAGCCAAGGACGTAACCATCAACGTTACCGCAGCCGATGGCCGCGTGTCGAACCGTGACCGCGTGTCGACGAAGAAGAACGGCTACGGCATGGAGATGGCCAAGATCACCGCTGCCAACGACGTGGTGGCCGAAGTCAGTCAGGCGGTGCAGACGGAACTGGCGTCTCTCGGCTTCAACGTCGGCCCCGGCGGAATCGCCATCACCGTGCAGACCACCAACTTCTATAACGACTTCAAGCCCGGCTTCTGGACGGCGGAAGCGGTCGCTGAGGTTGCCTTCGACCTGACGGCGAAGCGTCAGGACGGCACTCTGGTCTACAGCCGAAGCTATCGGGCGGTCGGTGTGAACAAAGATGTCATGCTCATGATGGGTGAGCAGGCTGCCCCGGCCTTGTCGGCTGCGTTGCGGGATGCCGTTCAGTTGGTGGTTCAGGATGCGAATTTGCACCAAGCCCTGGTGCAAGCCGGAAGCAAGCCGAAAGTTGCGACTCTGCCGACGTCCTGA
- the argS gene encoding arginine--tRNA ligase — MNIFKAFETDIRKLLEDLAAEGAIPAGLDSSRLTVEPPREASHGDLSTNAAMILAKPAKMAPRALAELLVAKLKGRADVASVEIAGPGFVNLRLTPDVWRDRIRDVLTAGTAYGDSELGGNAPVNVEYVSANPTGPLHAAHGRGAVFGDALAALLQKAGYAVTREYYINDAGAQVDVLGRSAFIRYREALGEQVGEIPAGLYPGEYLKEVGQALAERDGNRWVGTDESEWLPACRDFAIGMIMGWIREDLGALGVTMDVYSSERALVTAGAVQTALAALEERGLIYTGVLEPPKGKKPDDWEPRPQTLFKSSEFGDDVDRPLKKSDGSFTYFANDIAYHYDKYRRGAASLIDVLGADHGGYVKRMQAATRAISGGAAELDVKLCQLVHLMQNGQPVKMSKRAGTFVTLRDVIDQVGKDVVRFIMLTRRNDQTLDFDFAKVTEQSKDNPVFYVQYAHARCRSVLRHAATALPQLDQTPAALAAAANLARLDAEEEMALAKRMATWPRVVEAAAEAHEPHRIAFFLYDLASDFHALWNRGRDDASLRFLIEGDAELTTARLALIAAVATVIASGLTVMGVEPVEELRS; from the coding sequence ATGAATATTTTCAAGGCCTTCGAGACCGATATTCGCAAGCTGCTGGAAGATCTGGCCGCCGAGGGTGCGATCCCCGCCGGGCTGGACAGCAGCCGTCTGACGGTCGAGCCGCCGCGCGAGGCCTCGCATGGCGACCTGTCCACCAACGCCGCGATGATCCTGGCGAAGCCGGCGAAGATGGCGCCGCGCGCCCTGGCGGAGCTGCTGGTGGCCAAGCTGAAGGGCCGCGCCGACGTGGCGTCGGTCGAGATCGCCGGTCCGGGCTTCGTCAACCTGCGCCTGACGCCCGATGTCTGGCGCGACCGCATCCGCGACGTGCTGACCGCCGGCACCGCCTATGGCGACAGCGAACTGGGCGGCAACGCGCCGGTCAATGTGGAGTATGTGTCGGCCAACCCGACCGGCCCGCTGCACGCCGCCCATGGCCGTGGCGCCGTGTTCGGCGACGCGCTGGCAGCGCTGCTGCAGAAGGCCGGCTACGCCGTCACCCGCGAGTACTACATCAACGATGCCGGCGCGCAGGTCGATGTGCTTGGCCGCTCCGCCTTCATCCGCTACCGCGAGGCGCTGGGCGAGCAGGTCGGCGAGATTCCGGCCGGCCTCTATCCCGGCGAGTATCTGAAGGAGGTCGGGCAGGCCCTGGCGGAGCGCGACGGCAACCGCTGGGTCGGCACGGACGAGTCCGAATGGCTGCCGGCCTGCCGTGACTTCGCCATCGGCATGATCATGGGCTGGATCCGCGAGGATCTGGGCGCTCTCGGCGTCACGATGGATGTCTACAGCAGCGAGCGCGCCCTGGTGACGGCGGGTGCGGTCCAGACGGCGCTGGCGGCGCTGGAGGAGCGCGGCCTGATCTACACCGGCGTGCTGGAGCCGCCGAAGGGCAAGAAGCCCGACGATTGGGAGCCGCGCCCGCAGACCCTGTTCAAGTCGAGCGAGTTCGGCGACGACGTCGACCGGCCGTTGAAGAAGTCGGACGGCTCCTTCACCTATTTCGCCAACGACATCGCCTATCACTATGACAAGTACCGGCGTGGGGCGGCGTCGCTGATCGACGTGCTGGGCGCCGACCATGGCGGTTATGTCAAGCGTATGCAGGCCGCGACGCGGGCGATCTCCGGCGGTGCCGCCGAGCTGGACGTCAAGCTCTGCCAGCTGGTCCACCTGATGCAGAACGGACAGCCGGTGAAGATGTCCAAGCGCGCCGGCACCTTCGTGACGCTGCGCGACGTGATCGATCAGGTCGGAAAGGACGTGGTCCGCTTCATCATGCTGACCCGCCGCAACGACCAGACGCTGGATTTCGACTTCGCCAAGGTGACGGAGCAGTCGAAGGACAATCCGGTCTTCTACGTGCAGTACGCCCACGCCCGCTGCCGCTCGGTCCTGCGCCATGCCGCAACCGCCCTGCCGCAGCTGGACCAGACGCCGGCCGCCCTGGCCGCGGCGGCGAACCTCGCCCGCCTCGATGCCGAGGAGGAGATGGCGCTCGCCAAGCGCATGGCCACCTGGCCGCGCGTGGTCGAGGCGGCGGCGGAGGCGCATGAGCCGCACCGCATCGCCTTCTTCCTCTACGACCTCGCCAGCGACTTCCACGCGCTGTGGAACCGGGGCCGCGACGATGCCTCGCTGCGCTTCCTGATCGAGGGCGATGCGGAGCTGACGACGGCCCGTCTGGCGCTGATCGCCGCGGTGGCGACGGTCATCGCCTCGGGCCTGACGGTGATGGGTGTGGAGCCGGTGGAGGAACTGCGTTCATGA
- a CDS encoding deoxyguanosinetriphosphate triphosphohydrolase, with amino-acid sequence MMADCFHDRLAPYACNPADTRGRLVAEPESPTRSCFQRDRDRIVHSGAFRRLKHKTQVFVYHEGDYYRTRLTHSLEVAQIARSISRTLGLNEDLAEAVALAHDLGHTPFGHAGEEALNACMEPYGGFAHNDQTLRILTRLERRYAEFDGLNLTWEALEGVVKHNGPLLPLLPGHRLPTTIAAFQGDWDLELHTNPGAEAQVAALADDIAYNNHDIDDGLRAGLFTVDEVAELPLVGPLVREVCDRYPGLERSRLIHETVRRMINAMVVDLVTETRRRLAEHRPGSAAELRALPLAMVSFSDGMLEAQRPLRAFLRQRMYRHYRVNREMSKCKRVVRDLFQLFMDEPNTLPTEWQRDIAKNGGDADLAVRARHVADYIAGMTDRYALAEHDRLFDLHVKT; translated from the coding sequence ATGATGGCGGACTGTTTTCACGATCGGCTGGCTCCCTATGCCTGCAACCCGGCGGACACGCGCGGGCGGCTGGTGGCGGAGCCGGAAAGCCCGACGCGCTCGTGCTTCCAGCGCGACCGCGACCGTATCGTGCATTCCGGGGCCTTCCGCCGGCTCAAGCACAAGACGCAGGTCTTCGTCTATCACGAGGGCGACTATTACCGCACCCGGCTGACCCACAGCCTGGAGGTGGCGCAGATCGCGCGCTCGATCAGCCGCACGCTCGGCCTGAACGAGGATCTGGCGGAGGCGGTGGCGCTGGCCCACGACCTGGGCCACACCCCCTTCGGACATGCCGGGGAAGAGGCGCTGAACGCCTGCATGGAGCCATACGGCGGCTTTGCCCACAACGACCAGACCCTGCGCATCCTGACGCGGCTGGAACGGCGCTATGCCGAGTTCGACGGGCTGAACCTGACCTGGGAAGCGCTGGAGGGGGTGGTCAAGCACAACGGCCCGCTGCTGCCGCTGCTGCCCGGCCACCGCCTGCCCACCACCATCGCCGCCTTCCAGGGCGACTGGGACCTGGAACTGCACACCAATCCGGGGGCCGAGGCGCAGGTGGCGGCGCTGGCCGACGACATCGCCTACAACAACCACGACATCGACGATGGCTTGCGCGCCGGCCTGTTCACAGTGGACGAGGTGGCGGAGCTGCCGCTGGTCGGCCCGCTGGTCCGCGAGGTCTGCGACCGCTATCCGGGGCTGGAGCGCTCCCGCCTGATCCACGAGACCGTGCGGCGGATGATCAACGCCATGGTCGTCGATCTGGTGACGGAGACGCGGCGGCGGCTGGCGGAGCACAGGCCGGGCAGCGCCGCGGAACTGCGTGCTCTGCCGCTGGCGATGGTCAGCTTCTCCGACGGGATGCTGGAGGCGCAGCGGCCCCTGCGCGCCTTCCTGCGCCAGCGCATGTACCGTCACTATCGCGTGAACCGCGAGATGAGCAAGTGCAAGCGCGTGGTGCGCGACCTGTTCCAGCTGTTCATGGACGAGCCGAACACCCTGCCGACCGAATGGCAGCGCGATATCGCCAAAAATGGGGGCGACGCCGATCTTGCGGTGCGCGCCCGTCATGTGGCCGACTACATCGCCGGCATGACCGACCGCTATGCGCTGGCCGAGCATGACCGGCTGTTCGACCTGCATGTGAAGACCTGA